The Candidatus Nomurabacteria bacterium DNA window CGCAGTCTCCTCAACAGTATAAGCAGCTTTTGATGGTAGCCGGCTTTGAGCGCTATTTCCAAATCGCTCCATGCTTCCGCGATGAAGATGCTCGAGTCGATCGAGCGCCGGGCGACTTTTATCAAATTGATATGGAGTTGTCGTTTGTGACCCAGGATGAAATCCTTCGCTTGACTGAGGAAATGTTCACCAAGCTAATCGCTGAAGTATTTCCAGAAAAGAAAATCCTGCAATCGCCCTGGCCGCGGCTCACACACGCTGAGGTGATGGAGAAATACGGCACGGACAAACCTGATTTGCGTAAGAATAAAGACGACGATAATGAGCTGGCTTTTGCCTGGGTGCTTGATTTCCCGCTTTTTGTCACGCAGTCTGAGGAAGATTTCTTTCACGGTTCTGGGAAATCTCGTTACGCGCCTTCGCACCACATGTTCACCGCGCCCAAGGAAGAGGATATTCCTATGCTCGACAGCGATCCTGGCAAAGTGCGCTCATACCAGCATGATTTAGTGCTGAATGGCTTTGAAGTCGGTGGGGGAAGTATGCGTATTCATCAACCAGAGATTCAGGAAAAAGTGTTTGACATCATTGGTTTTACCAAGGAGCAAAAAAAAGAATTCCGTCACTTACTCACTGCGTTTAAATACGGCGTGCCTCCGCACGGTGGTATTGCTCCAGGCTTTGATCGCTTACTTTTCCGTTTATTGGGCGAGACAAGCATTCGGGAAATTATTCCTTTCCCGCTCACGTCAGATGGCCGTGATCCAATGATGGGATCGCCT harbors:
- a CDS encoding aspartate--tRNA ligase codes for the protein MNRRLTRETPELVGEEIVLKGWVHARRNMGKLVFVDLRDRSGLVQLVFSQENAEVYAIGKSFRSEFVVSVQGKVVEREANRVSDAPNGKVEVLVEKAEIISQSETPPFEIVNEDRQANDELRLQYRYLDLRHERMQRNIKKRHQMAQFVRRYLSEQDFTEIHTPILSKSTPEGARDFLVPSRLQAGKFFALPQSPQQYKQLLMVAGFERYFQIAPCFRDEDARVDRAPGDFYQIDMELSFVTQDEILRLTEEMFTKLIAEVFPEKKILQSPWPRLTHAEVMEKYGTDKPDLRKNKDDDNELAFAWVLDFPLFVTQSEEDFFHGSGKSRYAPSHHMFTAPKEEDIPMLDSDPGKVRSYQHDLVLNGFEVGGGSMRIHQPEIQEKVFDIIGFTKEQKKEFRHLLTAFKYGVPPHGGIAPGFDRLLFRLLGETSIREIIPFPLTSDGRDPMMGSPSKVAPNQLRDLHIRVEK